In the genome of Bremerella sp. JC817, one region contains:
- a CDS encoding fumarylacetoacetate hydrolase family protein, translating to MHVPGALDGDERGADRRIASNPLGPFMATTDEIADVANLRMSLDVNGERMQTGNTKTMIFKPAFLIHYLSQFMTLEAGDLISTGTPPGVGLGMKPPRYVKIEDEVTLSIDGLGTQKQTCIGD from the coding sequence TTGCACGTTCCCGGGGCACTGGATGGTGATGAACGGGGAGCTGATCGTCGAATAGCCTCCAACCCACTGGGCCCTTTCATGGCAACGACTGACGAAATTGCCGACGTTGCCAACCTGCGGATGTCACTGGACGTAAATGGCGAGCGGATGCAGACCGGCAATACCAAGACGATGATCTTCAAGCCGGCGTTCCTCATTCACTACCTCTCGCAGTTCATGACATTGGAAGCGGGAGACCTTATTTCGACCGGAACACCACCTGGTGTAGGCCTAGGAATGAAGCCGCCACGTTACGTGAAAATCGAAGACGAAGTGACTCTTTCGATCGATGGCCTGGGAACGCAGAAACAAACCTGCATCGGCGACTAG